In Isoptericola variabilis 225, the genomic window CGCCCGCGACGCCGCCGACCCAGCGGTCCTCGGAGCGCTGGACGCCGACGCGGCGGATCGAGTCGAAGAAGCCGGTGCGGGGAGGCTGCGTGCCCGCGGCCGGCGGGACCCCGCCGACGGGTGGGGCGCTCCCGGGCTCGTGACCGGCGGCACCCGGTCGGGACGTGTCGTCTGTGCTCATGGCTCCATGCTGCTCGTCGGGGGCGTCCCGGGGACATCGGGTGCTGCCCTGAGCGGACCCTGAAACCCCGGTCCGGCGCACCCTGAGATCCCGGCCGACGTGCCCCGGAGGCGCCCCCGACGTGCCACGATCGGGGGGTGACCACCGACCGCCCCGCGCGCCTGCCGCTGCGCCGGCCCACCCAGGGCCGCTGGCTCGGCGGCGTCGCCGCGGGCCTCGCCGCCCACCTCGGCGTGCCCGTCGCGGCGGTCCGGGGCGTCCTGGCGTTCCTCACGCTCGCGGGCGGTGCCGGTGCCGCGGCGTACGTCTTCTGGTGGGTCACCGTGCCGACGGGCGACCCGCGCCAGGCGGCCGCCGACGCCGGGCCGGCCGCGTTCCAGCGCCTCGCGCCGCGGCTGCGGCTCAGCGGGTCGGTGTCCCGGATGCAGACGCGCGACATCGTCGTCGGCGGGGCGCTGCTCGCCGGGGCGGCGCTGCTGGTCGCGGTGCGCGCCGGCTGGGACCCGCAGACCTGGGTGCTTCCCGTGCTCATCGCGCTCGGCGGCTTCGCGCTCGCGTGGAGCCAGCTCGACGCCGCGCAGCGCGGCCGGTGGGCCGGCATGGGACGCGGCTCGCGCGGCTCGGCCGTGCTGCTGCGGCTCACGGGCGGCCTCGTGCTCGTCATGGCCGGCGTCCTGCTGCTGCTCGCCCAGGGCACCTCGGCACGCGTCATGGTGCAGGTCGCCGTCGCGTCGCTCGCCGTCCTGGCCGGCGTCGCGCTCGTGCTCGCGCCCTGGTGGCTGCGCATGGTCCGGGAGCTCGGCGACGAGCGCGCGGCCCGGGCGCGCGAGGCCGAGCGCGCCGACATCGCAGCGCACCTGCACGACTCGGTGCTCCAGACGCTCGCGCTCATCCGCACGCGTGCCGCCGACGCGGACGAGGTCGCGCGCATGGCACGAGCGCAGGAGCGCGAGCTGCGCGAGTGGCTCTACGACGACCGCACGGCCCCCGGCACGTCGCTCGCCGCGGAGCTGCGCGCGCTCGTCGGCGAGGTCGAGGACGGCCGCGCCGCCGCGGTCGACGTCGTCGTCGTGGGCGACTGCGTGCCCACCGAGGCGACCACGGCCCTGCTGCAGGCCACCCGCGAGGCGCTCGTCAACGCCGTCGTGCACGGACGCCCGCCCGTGACCGTGTACATGGAGGTGACCGACGGCGCCGCGGAGGTCTTCGTCCGCGACCGCGGCGACGGCTTCCGCATGGAGGACATCGCGCCCGACCGGTTCGGCGTGCGCGAGTCGATCCTCGGGCGCATGCGCCGCCGCGGCGGCACCGCCGAGGTCACGAGCCGCCCCGGCTGGGGCACCGAGGTCCGGCTGCGCATGCCGCGCGACGCCGAGCCCGCGCCCGACACGCCGCCCGAGCCCGAGGACGAGCCGGCCGCGGCCCCGCAGACCAGCGACCACGACGAAGGAGCCCGCACGTGACCCCGACGCCGACCCTGCCCGTGCCCGTGGTGCTCGTCGACGACCACCACATGTTCCGCACCGGCGTGCGCGCCTCGCTCGACGAGCGCGTCACCGTCGTGGGCGAGGCCGCCGACGTCGACGAGGCGGTCGCCGTCGTGCACGAGCACACGCCGCCCGTCGTCCTGCTCGACGTGCACCTGCCGGGCGGCGACGGAGGCGGCGGTGCCGAGGTCGTGCGGCGGTGCGCCGACGTCCTCGGCACCACGCGCTTCCTCGCGCTGTCGGTGTCCGACGCCGCGGAGGACGTCGTGGCCGTCATCCGCGCGGGCGCTCGCGGGTACGTCACGAAGAACATCTCGGCGCCGGACCTGTCGAGCGCCGTCGTGCGCGTCGCGGGCGGCGACGCGGTGTTCTCGCCGCGGCTCGCGGGCTTCGTGCTCGACGCGTTCGGCACCGCGGCG contains:
- a CDS encoding ATP-binding protein — protein: MTTDRPARLPLRRPTQGRWLGGVAAGLAAHLGVPVAAVRGVLAFLTLAGGAGAAAYVFWWVTVPTGDPRQAAADAGPAAFQRLAPRLRLSGSVSRMQTRDIVVGGALLAGAALLVAVRAGWDPQTWVLPVLIALGGFALAWSQLDAAQRGRWAGMGRGSRGSAVLLRLTGGLVLVMAGVLLLLAQGTSARVMVQVAVASLAVLAGVALVLAPWWLRMVRELGDERAARAREAERADIAAHLHDSVLQTLALIRTRAADADEVARMARAQERELREWLYDDRTAPGTSLAAELRALVGEVEDGRAAAVDVVVVGDCVPTEATTALLQATREALVNAVVHGRPPVTVYMEVTDGAAEVFVRDRGDGFRMEDIAPDRFGVRESILGRMRRRGGTAEVTSRPGWGTEVRLRMPRDAEPAPDTPPEPEDEPAAAPQTSDHDEGART
- a CDS encoding response regulator transcription factor, whose translation is MFRTGVRASLDERVTVVGEAADVDEAVAVVHEHTPPVVLLDVHLPGGDGGGGAEVVRRCADVLGTTRFLALSVSDAAEDVVAVIRAGARGYVTKNISAPDLSSAVVRVAGGDAVFSPRLAGFVLDAFGTAAGDVAVADDELDRLSRREQEVMRLIARGYSYREVASELFISIKTVETHVSAVLRKLQLSSRYELTRWAAARRLL